In Paenibacillus guangzhouensis, a single window of DNA contains:
- a CDS encoding carbohydrate-binding protein: protein MTPLTQLTIEIHDMNNNVLAMDSDQGQAQLVYHHPYQEGDQIVVKSEHPHQYLCLQLDDAMPEAFVYLATTSYRFTIPFGEKKISYSPKSFSGGIHAISVRLATAAEISSYKNVALNPFDQHENNSCYPHALANVETRGESVFAARNAIDGNCFNAGHGAWPFESWGINQQDDAEMSVQFGRTVEIDCLALTLRADFPHDNYWKQVTVCFSNGDCITIHLTKTNLKQVIKLEPRRVESLTLKNLIKSDDPSPFPALTQIEVYGNEVK from the coding sequence ATGACACCACTAACTCAGCTTACGATTGAAATTCACGATATGAATAATAACGTATTGGCAATGGACTCTGATCAGGGGCAAGCCCAGCTTGTATATCATCATCCTTATCAAGAGGGTGACCAAATTGTTGTTAAGAGCGAGCATCCCCACCAGTATTTATGTTTGCAGCTTGATGATGCCATGCCGGAAGCGTTCGTATATTTAGCGACAACGAGCTATCGGTTTACAATTCCGTTTGGAGAGAAGAAAATTTCCTATTCCCCTAAATCGTTCAGTGGTGGCATCCATGCCATTAGCGTGCGCTTAGCGACTGCAGCGGAAATCTCCAGTTATAAAAATGTAGCCCTTAATCCGTTCGACCAACATGAGAATAACAGTTGTTACCCGCATGCGCTTGCGAATGTGGAAACCCGCGGTGAGTCCGTGTTTGCTGCTCGCAATGCCATTGATGGCAATTGCTTTAATGCCGGTCACGGGGCATGGCCATTTGAGTCGTGGGGCATTAACCAACAAGATGACGCAGAAATGAGTGTGCAATTTGGGCGTACCGTAGAAATCGACTGTCTCGCACTTACATTGCGTGCTGACTTTCCTCACGATAACTATTGGAAGCAAGTAACTGTCTGCTTCTCCAATGGTGATTGTATAACGATTCATTTAACGAAAACGAATTTAAAGCAGGTCATTAAGCTTGAGCCGCGTCGGGTAGAATCACTGACATTGAAGAACTTAATCAAGTCAGATGACCCGTCGCCGTTCCCTGCATTAACGCAAATTGAAGTTTATGGCAATGAAGTAAAGTGA
- a CDS encoding helix-turn-helix transcriptional regulator, giving the protein MKLWTEGKLYHQGYQIGMTYEQASRGEDEPLELASVFRIFLIREGTGVLQIADRRYPIFAPGVCCFQGGEQVRFLAQAPLRMKRLNFMPSVLNARLEALLNGSGEGGTSDYQDLWVLESFTDRSDSYYGALPLDPAVVKRAEEMMEAIGWNLAEQPDTYWPCRSRSYLMELLFLIRQVYQETDLTPYPLPHAVSESIKPVVTYLHTHYQEKIRLEHLTELFLVNKTTLNEAFKKSTGYSVISYLNHIRMRMADAMLRNTTLPTTEIMELIGIQDDAHFIRNFRKHSGYSPAEYRNQYCWMLHQS; this is encoded by the coding sequence ATGAAGCTCTGGACGGAAGGGAAACTCTATCATCAAGGCTATCAGATTGGCATGACCTATGAGCAAGCAAGTAGGGGGGAGGACGAGCCGCTTGAACTTGCATCGGTATTTCGGATCTTCTTAATTCGCGAAGGGACGGGGGTGCTTCAGATTGCAGATCGACGTTATCCGATTTTTGCGCCAGGGGTGTGTTGTTTTCAGGGGGGCGAGCAAGTACGATTCTTGGCTCAAGCACCGCTCCGAATGAAGCGCTTGAACTTTATGCCAAGCGTATTGAATGCGCGGCTCGAAGCATTGCTGAACGGTTCTGGCGAAGGGGGGACGTCTGATTATCAGGATTTATGGGTACTAGAGTCCTTCACAGATCGTTCCGATTCTTATTATGGCGCATTGCCGCTGGACCCTGCCGTCGTGAAACGTGCCGAGGAGATGATGGAGGCGATAGGCTGGAATCTCGCGGAGCAGCCGGATACCTATTGGCCATGCCGCAGCCGCTCGTATTTGATGGAGCTCCTATTTCTCATTCGTCAGGTGTATCAGGAGACGGATTTGACCCCGTATCCACTCCCGCACGCGGTCTCGGAATCCATTAAACCAGTCGTTACTTATCTGCATACGCATTATCAAGAGAAGATTCGATTAGAGCATCTAACCGAGTTGTTCCTTGTCAATAAGACGACGCTCAATGAGGCGTTCAAAAAATCCACGGGTTACTCTGTCATCTCCTACTTGAATCATATTCGGATGCGAATGGCCGATGCCATGCTTCGGAACACGACACTGCCCACAACGGAGATCATGGAGTTGATCGGCATTCAGGATGACGCGCATTTCATTCGTAATTTCCGCAAGCATTCCGGATATTCACCGGCAGAATATCGCAACCAATATTGCTGGATGCTTCATCAATCATAG
- a CDS encoding alpha/beta hydrolase produces the protein MKWFKVLCAVVLSFSLSQAAVLAAPQQPHASSTTLKAVFYSESLQKEMNVNVYLPPNYGAQDKYPVLYVLHSYKLNEDHWFKALQVVKKADELISSGKIEPMIIVAPKIDNSFGVNSADRTGYMEGSGKPGDEGVLQTGKYEDYLTKDVVNFVDTHFNTMKSRTGRYIGGTSMGGFAALHIGLRHPNLYSKIGGHAPALFVGPMWDVLEKMIYPTDATRQENDPLALAASQKLNKVSIYLDCGEQDDFKEATKKLRDTLNVQKTKSFEFHSTPGGKHDDAYWSSQMENYLLFYGGMDRE, from the coding sequence ATGAAATGGTTCAAAGTTCTATGTGCAGTCGTGCTTAGCTTCTCATTAAGTCAGGCGGCCGTCTTAGCCGCCCCGCAGCAGCCTCATGCGTCTTCGACAACGTTGAAGGCCGTCTTCTACAGCGAGTCCTTGCAGAAAGAAATGAATGTCAATGTCTATTTACCGCCTAACTATGGTGCGCAGGACAAATACCCCGTGCTCTATGTGCTGCATTCCTACAAATTGAACGAGGATCATTGGTTTAAGGCACTACAGGTCGTGAAAAAGGCGGATGAATTGATCAGCAGCGGGAAGATCGAGCCGATGATCATCGTCGCTCCGAAAATCGATAACAGCTTCGGTGTCAATTCCGCGGACCGCACAGGATATATGGAAGGAAGCGGCAAGCCAGGGGATGAAGGGGTGCTTCAGACCGGCAAATACGAGGATTATTTGACGAAAGACGTCGTGAACTTCGTGGATACCCATTTCAACACGATGAAGTCGCGGACGGGCAGATATATTGGCGGGACGTCCATGGGGGGATTCGCGGCGCTGCATATCGGGCTTAGGCACCCGAACCTGTATAGTAAAATCGGGGGCCACGCGCCCGCTTTATTCGTAGGCCCGATGTGGGACGTGCTTGAGAAGATGATCTACCCGACCGATGCGACTCGGCAAGAAAATGATCCACTTGCGCTCGCGGCCAGCCAGAAACTGAATAAGGTCAGTATATACCTCGATTGCGGCGAACAGGATGATTTTAAGGAGGCAACGAAAAAGCTGAGGGATACTCTAAACGTCCAGAAAACGAAGTCTTTCGAGTTCCATTCTACGCCGGGTGGGAAACATGATGATGCTTATTGGAGCAGTCAGATGGAGAACTATCTCTTATTTTATGGGGGAATGGACCGGGAGTAG
- a CDS encoding WecB/TagA/CpsF family glycosyltransferase: MKDTAAIMGIQFPKRTLEESVDLLRQVVEEPRSELFHVVTVNPEITMACQKNSELRSIVEEAGMITADGIGIVMVSRIKGDHLPERVTGYDMLLQLLAAGNEKGWSFYFLGADPVTNPKACEVIRSTYPNLKICGNQHGFFKPEDEERIITEISSARPDFLIVALGAPYAERWIHQYKDKLQAKIAIGVGGSLDVIAGKVKQTPEVWKRWNVEWLYRLIQQPHRWRRQLILPQFAIRAILYREGRK; the protein is encoded by the coding sequence ATGAAAGATACAGCAGCGATCATGGGAATACAATTCCCGAAGCGGACGTTAGAGGAATCTGTTGATCTTCTACGTCAAGTGGTCGAAGAGCCTCGGTCAGAATTGTTCCATGTCGTCACCGTGAATCCTGAGATTACGATGGCTTGCCAGAAAAATAGCGAACTGCGTTCTATTGTTGAGGAAGCGGGGATGATTACGGCGGATGGGATTGGTATCGTGATGGTGTCACGTATCAAGGGCGACCATCTTCCGGAACGCGTGACAGGATACGATATGCTCCTTCAGCTGCTGGCTGCAGGGAATGAGAAGGGGTGGTCCTTTTACTTCCTTGGGGCGGATCCTGTAACGAATCCCAAGGCTTGCGAAGTTATCCGCTCCACCTATCCGAATCTTAAGATATGTGGGAATCAGCATGGCTTCTTCAAGCCGGAGGATGAGGAACGTATCATAACTGAGATTAGTTCGGCTAGACCGGATTTCTTAATTGTCGCGTTAGGTGCGCCTTATGCGGAGCGATGGATTCATCAATACAAGGACAAGCTCCAGGCGAAAATTGCCATCGGTGTCGGGGGCAGCCTCGATGTCATTGCGGGTAAAGTGAAGCAGACACCTGAAGTGTGGAAGCGTTGGAATGTAGAGTGGTTATATCGTCTCATTCAACAGCCGCATCGATGGCGCAGACAGTTGATCTTGCCGCAGTTTGCAATTCGGGCGATTTTGTATCGTGAGGGTAGAAAATAG
- a CDS encoding MFS transporter — MELKHERVSTLQKKSNEAENYIHSPAEQQRLYKRTLFIVVISQIFGGAGLAAGVTVGALLAQEMLGTDRYAGIPAALLTLGSALSAFLIGRFSERSGRRLGLGVGFLVGGIGAIGVVMVAILSNVYLLFVSLCIYGAGTATNLQARYAGTDLAGPTQRATAISIAMVSTTFGAVAGPNVVEPMGRFALSVGAPALAGPFMLGAAAFILAGLVLLVFLRPDPLLIAKAWDRQQTKKSAGADSLAAHSSVHHNHGLIVGTTVMVLTQLVMVAIMTMTPIHMKHHGHGLGEVGLVIGIHVGAMYLPSLFTGMLVDRIGRTTMAYSSGVTLLAAGLLAALAPGDSLILLIVALALLGLGWNLGFISGTALIVDGTSPATRAKTQGTLDVLTALAGASGGALSGMVVASSSYAVLSYAGGFLSLLLIPVVIWTRRKSAAKQTISM; from the coding sequence ATGGAGCTTAAACACGAACGTGTATCCACTCTCCAGAAGAAATCAAACGAAGCAGAAAACTACATACACTCTCCTGCGGAGCAGCAAAGACTCTATAAACGCACATTATTTATCGTCGTCATTTCTCAAATTTTCGGGGGCGCCGGTCTCGCTGCGGGGGTAACGGTCGGGGCATTGTTAGCCCAGGAAATGCTCGGAACTGATCGTTATGCCGGCATTCCTGCAGCCCTGCTCACATTAGGTTCTGCACTCTCCGCATTCCTGATCGGCCGATTCTCTGAGCGATCTGGGCGGCGGCTGGGACTTGGTGTTGGATTTCTTGTCGGCGGCATCGGCGCGATTGGCGTGGTCATGGTCGCGATCCTCAGCAACGTCTACTTGTTGTTCGTCTCACTATGTATCTACGGGGCGGGGACCGCTACGAACCTGCAAGCACGATATGCAGGGACAGATCTAGCTGGGCCGACTCAGCGGGCAACCGCCATAAGCATTGCGATGGTCTCAACGACCTTTGGCGCCGTAGCGGGTCCAAATGTCGTCGAGCCGATGGGACGATTTGCGCTCTCGGTGGGCGCTCCAGCGCTGGCAGGTCCTTTCATGCTCGGGGCCGCTGCATTTATCCTTGCAGGACTTGTGCTGCTCGTATTCCTGCGGCCAGATCCGTTATTGATCGCGAAGGCTTGGGACAGACAACAGACGAAGAAATCTGCCGGAGCGGATTCACTGGCAGCGCACAGCTCTGTCCATCACAATCACGGCCTCATTGTCGGCACAACGGTCATGGTCTTAACCCAGCTCGTCATGGTGGCTATCATGACCATGACGCCGATCCATATGAAGCACCATGGGCATGGACTTGGCGAAGTGGGACTGGTGATTGGCATTCATGTCGGCGCCATGTATCTCCCGTCTCTATTTACGGGCATGCTCGTCGATCGGATCGGTCGAACCACGATGGCTTACAGTTCAGGCGTCACGCTGCTCGCTGCCGGATTACTGGCTGCACTCGCCCCAGGAGACTCGCTCATTCTCTTAATCGTCGCGCTTGCACTTCTCGGCCTGGGATGGAATCTTGGCTTTATTAGCGGCACAGCACTCATCGTGGATGGAACCTCCCCAGCAACACGCGCCAAAACGCAAGGCACCCTGGATGTGCTTACCGCCTTAGCGGGAGCATCAGGCGGCGCCCTCTCCGGCATGGTCGTGGCATCCAGCAGCTATGCTGTATTGTCTTACGCAGGCGGGTTTCTCTCCCTGCTGCTTATCCCTGTGGTGATCTGGACGCGCCGCAAATCTGCAGCGAAACAGACAATCTCGATGTAA
- a CDS encoding MFS transporter has translation MSLLLRNRGALLLLMLNLFLVFTGIGLVIPIMPTYMNELHISGSIVGLLVAAFSVTQLVCSPIAGRLSDTIGRKKSIIAGLIVFAISEWLFGIANAPTLLFISRMLGGIGAALIMPAVMAYTADMTSVEERAKGMGLINAAITTGFIIGPGIGGYVADFGIRVPFYSAAVAGVVAAILTFLILPESRPVAKRTADSAEPMKKQPLIKQVLQSYREPYFISLVIVFVCSFGLANYETVFGLFVDHKFGFTAKDIAFIITFGSIAGAVVQVTIFGWLLNKFGEKKVISTCLIIASIFVMLTLAVHTFWLIIVVTFILFLSIDILRPALGTQMSKVAEDQQGYIAGLNSAFTSLGNIVGPAVAGVLFDMNLNFPYISAALILFLGFILAFRSRINAPDPVRMKVKNNES, from the coding sequence ATGTCACTATTACTACGCAATCGAGGAGCGTTGCTGCTCCTGATGTTAAATCTATTTCTAGTCTTTACAGGTATTGGCCTAGTCATTCCGATCATGCCAACCTATATGAACGAGCTTCACATCTCGGGAAGCATCGTAGGTCTGCTCGTTGCAGCCTTCTCCGTGACGCAGCTCGTCTGTTCTCCGATTGCTGGACGTCTGTCCGATACGATCGGTCGTAAAAAATCGATCATTGCCGGACTCATCGTGTTCGCCATCTCGGAATGGTTGTTCGGGATTGCGAATGCCCCTACGCTCCTATTCATCTCTCGGATGCTCGGCGGAATCGGTGCGGCGCTCATTATGCCTGCCGTCATGGCGTATACTGCCGATATGACCTCTGTTGAAGAACGCGCCAAAGGGATGGGACTCATCAACGCAGCCATTACCACCGGATTCATTATTGGTCCCGGCATTGGCGGATATGTCGCCGATTTCGGTATCCGCGTACCGTTCTACTCAGCAGCAGTAGCCGGCGTTGTCGCAGCTATCCTAACCTTCCTCATTCTCCCGGAATCGCGGCCTGTAGCGAAGCGTACAGCAGATTCTGCCGAGCCAATGAAGAAGCAGCCTCTGATCAAGCAGGTGCTGCAATCGTACCGCGAGCCATACTTCATCAGTCTGGTGATTGTATTCGTTTGTTCTTTTGGTCTTGCCAATTATGAGACGGTCTTCGGCCTCTTCGTGGATCACAAATTCGGGTTCACAGCGAAAGATATTGCCTTCATTATTACATTCGGTTCCATCGCAGGCGCTGTGGTCCAAGTGACAATCTTCGGATGGCTGCTTAATAAATTCGGCGAGAAGAAGGTCATCAGCACCTGTCTGATCATCGCGAGCATCTTCGTGATGTTAACCCTTGCCGTTCATACCTTCTGGCTCATTATTGTCGTGACGTTCATCCTATTCCTGTCGATCGATATCCTGCGGCCTGCGCTTGGTACGCAAATGTCCAAGGTGGCCGAGGATCAACAAGGATATATCGCTGGACTGAACTCCGCATTCACGAGTCTTGGCAATATCGTCGGACCTGCCGTCGCCGGTGTGTTGTTCGACATGAACTTGAACTTCCCGTACATCTCAGCGGCGCTTATCCTATTCCTAGGATTTATTCTAGCGTTTCGCTCCAGAATCAATGCACCGGATCCTGTGCGGATGAAAGTAAAAAATAACGAATCCTAA
- a CDS encoding TetR/AcrR family transcriptional regulator: MNKKQIQSEQTRKRVADAARALFTQKGYKATSIEDIVEATGSSKGNIYYHFKSKEGLFLHLVDEWDQEWEVKWKQKASQYNTTTEKLFSIAEDLVLDDLNHPLTKAADEFFNTEEITPEAEERIAEMVARHLLFYQELVQEGIQQGEFKSLNVEYMALILESLTYGLNQMSRKSTLEEKLGLYRMAIQVVLRGIATEP; this comes from the coding sequence ATGAATAAGAAGCAAATCCAAAGTGAACAGACCAGGAAACGAGTAGCTGATGCGGCAAGAGCCCTGTTTACACAGAAGGGATATAAAGCCACATCGATTGAAGATATCGTCGAAGCGACGGGCAGCAGCAAGGGAAATATTTATTATCATTTCAAGAGCAAAGAAGGGTTGTTCCTCCACTTGGTCGATGAATGGGATCAAGAATGGGAAGTGAAATGGAAGCAGAAGGCGTCGCAGTACAATACAACGACGGAGAAGCTGTTCTCGATTGCGGAGGATCTGGTCCTCGATGACCTGAATCACCCGCTCACGAAGGCTGCGGATGAATTCTTCAACACCGAAGAGATTACGCCCGAAGCGGAAGAGCGTATCGCAGAGATGGTTGCGCGCCACTTGCTGTTCTATCAGGAGCTAGTGCAAGAAGGAATCCAGCAAGGGGAATTCAAGTCGCTGAACGTGGAATACATGGCGCTCATTTTGGAAAGTCTAACCTACGGACTGAATCAAATGTCTCGGAAATCCACGCTCGAGGAGAAACTTGGTCTCTATCGAATGGCTATTCAAGTCGTCCTGCGCGGCATTGCAACAGAGCCTTAG
- a CDS encoding oxalate decarboxylase family bicupin, whose amino-acid sequence MEHRQRTTTGDGVRNGNIPQPIRREDGAGATDLGPRDVMRDCENPNMLVPPITDNGLIPNMKFSFSDTHMQLNQGGWSREITVRELPIATTLAGVNMRLTPGGVRELHWHQQAEWAFMIMGKARITSVDAEGRNFIADVEHGDLWYFPPGLPHSIQGLEDGCEFLLVFDDGHFSDLNTLSISDWFAHTPRDVLAANFGVPEKAFEDIPKGQVYIFQDQVPGPIDSQKVQSPYGTIPLSFKHRLLAQKPLITPGGSVRIVDSSNFPISKTVAAALVEILPGGMRELHWHPNNDEWQYYLTGQGRMTVFGGNGAARTFDYRAGDVGYVPFAFGHYIQNTGTDTLWFLEMFKSDRFADISLNQWMALTPRDLVRDNLHVGDELLNALRKEKWPVVRYPNTP is encoded by the coding sequence ATGGAGCATCGTCAGAGAACGACAACGGGGGATGGCGTAAGGAATGGGAACATTCCGCAGCCAATACGGCGTGAGGACGGAGCGGGCGCTACCGATCTTGGACCTCGCGACGTGATGCGGGATTGTGAGAATCCGAATATGCTCGTCCCGCCAATAACGGACAACGGCCTCATTCCGAATATGAAATTCTCATTCTCGGATACACATATGCAGCTCAATCAAGGCGGATGGTCGCGGGAGATTACCGTGAGAGAGCTGCCGATCGCAACGACGCTTGCAGGTGTCAATATGCGGTTGACGCCAGGGGGCGTCAGGGAACTCCATTGGCATCAGCAGGCCGAGTGGGCGTTTATGATTATGGGCAAGGCGCGGATCACGTCCGTGGACGCTGAAGGACGAAATTTTATTGCGGATGTCGAGCACGGGGATTTGTGGTATTTTCCGCCAGGGCTACCGCATTCGATTCAAGGGCTCGAGGATGGCTGCGAATTTCTATTGGTATTCGACGACGGTCATTTTTCCGATTTAAATACCTTATCGATTTCCGATTGGTTCGCGCATACGCCGCGCGATGTGCTGGCAGCGAATTTCGGGGTTCCAGAAAAAGCGTTCGAGGATATTCCGAAGGGGCAGGTCTATATTTTTCAGGATCAGGTGCCAGGTCCGATCGACAGCCAGAAGGTACAGTCGCCGTATGGGACGATTCCGCTGAGCTTCAAGCATCGATTGCTCGCCCAGAAGCCGCTCATTACGCCGGGTGGCAGCGTGCGGATTGTGGATTCGTCGAATTTCCCGATCTCGAAGACCGTCGCAGCTGCGCTTGTTGAGATTTTGCCGGGCGGCATGCGTGAGCTGCATTGGCATCCGAACAATGACGAGTGGCAGTATTATTTGACCGGACAGGGCCGGATGACCGTCTTCGGAGGAAATGGAGCGGCACGCACCTTCGACTACCGGGCTGGCGATGTCGGGTACGTGCCGTTTGCGTTCGGGCATTATATTCAGAATACAGGCACGGATACGCTATGGTTCCTCGAAATGTTCAAGAGCGACCGGTTCGCTGATATTTCCCTAAATCAATGGATGGCGCTAACCCCAAGGGATCTCGTGCGAGATAACCTCCATGTTGGTGATGAGCTGTTAAACGCGCTCCGCAAGGAGAAATGGCCGGTCGTGCGTTATCCGAACACGCCGTGA
- the dapA gene encoding 4-hydroxy-tetrahydrodipicolinate synthase: MLTEQQLHGVYVPVVTPFDAQENLDLESLHQLVATIAKNDVQGIVLNGTTGESPSTSKEEIEQMMATVQRALAGTNIPLVLGAGSNDTRSTVSRIEQAGALGAEAVLVVVPYYNRPSQQGVIEHFRKAAQVGVPVILYEIPHRTGLKLEHDTVRQILDIDGVIGMKDSTPNTDLVTALVQGGQTKPILCGEDTLLYPSLTAGAKGMMSATANVHTDRFVAFYQAFTSGQHADAEAQFNALLPLIRLAFAEPNPAPLKWLLHEQGIIEHGTLRLPMLPISPALRERLLPFVQQLQV; this comes from the coding sequence ATGCTAACTGAACAACAATTACACGGCGTCTACGTCCCTGTCGTGACGCCATTCGATGCGCAAGAAAATCTCGACCTGGAATCGCTGCATCAGCTTGTCGCAACCATTGCGAAGAACGATGTCCAGGGCATCGTGCTGAACGGCACGACCGGCGAATCGCCTTCGACCTCTAAGGAAGAGATCGAACAGATGATGGCGACCGTGCAACGCGCATTGGCCGGAACGAACATCCCGCTTGTCCTAGGCGCAGGCAGTAACGACACCCGCTCGACGGTATCCCGTATCGAACAGGCTGGCGCACTCGGCGCAGAGGCCGTGTTGGTTGTCGTCCCATATTACAACCGTCCATCACAGCAAGGAGTAATCGAGCATTTCCGCAAAGCGGCGCAGGTCGGCGTGCCGGTTATTCTCTATGAAATCCCGCACCGCACAGGGCTGAAGCTCGAACATGATACCGTTCGTCAGATTCTCGACATCGATGGCGTCATCGGGATGAAAGATAGTACGCCGAACACCGATCTCGTCACAGCCCTTGTACAAGGTGGTCAGACCAAACCGATTCTATGCGGTGAAGATACGCTGCTCTACCCGTCGCTAACAGCCGGCGCGAAAGGCATGATGTCCGCCACCGCAAATGTGCACACCGATCGGTTCGTCGCGTTCTATCAAGCATTTACATCTGGTCAGCACGCCGATGCGGAGGCGCAATTCAACGCGCTGCTGCCGCTCATTCGCCTGGCGTTCGCCGAGCCGAATCCGGCTCCGCTCAAATGGCTGCTCCACGAGCAAGGCATCATCGAGCATGGCACGCTGCGTTTGCCGATGCTCCCGATCAGCCCCGCACTGCGCGAACGCCTCTTGCCTTTTGTACAACAATTGCAAGTATAG
- a CDS encoding LysR family transcriptional regulator yields MDMTTFQTFREVARRGSFTRAAEALGYAQSSITAQIQKLEQAYGVTLFERAGRQMRLTPPGEELLKFVLPMLDLYAESMEKISQQMGGTLTIGTIDSLAAYVLPAYLQQLRAEMPGLSVHLFPDREDVLLAKVKEGDYDIGLLLDRIPADPGLQCQVVREEPLVLVAEPGHVLSLREQVEVADLEDCEFILTEGSCLYRSMFELLLKDQQIKYRTVFELGNLEAVKHCVMKGLGIALLPRVVAEEEIQRGTLAVIPFHHPDLRIYLQWVMHPKKWRSAALDHFIGMMDQAGV; encoded by the coding sequence ATGGATATGACGACGTTTCAGACATTCCGGGAAGTGGCACGACGGGGCAGCTTCACCCGTGCAGCGGAAGCATTAGGCTACGCGCAATCGAGCATTACGGCGCAAATCCAGAAGCTGGAGCAAGCGTATGGGGTTACGCTGTTCGAGCGGGCAGGCAGACAGATGCGGTTGACGCCGCCCGGGGAGGAGCTGTTGAAGTTCGTCCTGCCGATGCTGGACTTGTACGCCGAGTCGATGGAGAAAATCTCGCAGCAGATGGGCGGCACGCTGACGATCGGCACGATCGATTCGCTCGCGGCCTATGTCCTGCCTGCGTATTTGCAGCAGTTGCGTGCGGAGATGCCGGGGCTATCCGTCCATCTCTTCCCGGACCGAGAGGATGTGCTGCTCGCGAAGGTGAAAGAAGGCGATTACGACATCGGTCTGCTGCTCGATCGGATTCCGGCCGACCCAGGCTTGCAATGCCAAGTCGTGCGGGAAGAGCCGCTCGTCCTCGTCGCCGAACCGGGCCATGTGCTGTCGCTGCGGGAGCAGGTTGAAGTTGCCGATCTGGAGGATTGCGAATTTATCTTGACCGAAGGGAGCTGCCTTTACCGCAGCATGTTCGAGCTATTACTCAAGGATCAACAGATCAAATACCGCACGGTGTTCGAGCTGGGGAACTTGGAGGCGGTCAAGCACTGCGTGATGAAGGGGCTCGGGATTGCGCTGCTGCCGCGCGTCGTCGCAGAGGAAGAGATCCAGCGCGGGACACTCGCAGTCATTCCGTTCCATCATCCGGACCTTCGGATCTATCTGCAATGGGTGATGCATCCGAAGAAGTGGCGATCCGCGGCGCTGGATCATTTTATCGGCATGATGGATCAGGCTGGGGTTTAA
- a CDS encoding helix-turn-helix transcriptional regulator, whose protein sequence is MKDDVDLSTRDKIMQMLKTNGGLSAKAITDQLGITGMAVRRHLSVLEKEDLIEYTTVRQTMGRPMAVYRLTEKAEGFFPNKYHTVALELLSELEGESGVREVNHLFELRQISLQKRHQQHLEGKDLESKIAALAEIQSNNGYMATWEKRTDGVFEMTEYNCPIYQIASKYTHACTCETRLFESLLHAKVEQTECLAKNGKKCVYRIRPKANDTNTHPN, encoded by the coding sequence TTGAAAGACGATGTGGATCTGTCTACTCGTGACAAAATCATGCAAATGCTCAAAACGAATGGTGGATTGAGCGCAAAAGCCATTACAGATCAATTAGGCATTACCGGTATGGCTGTTCGAAGGCATCTTTCTGTCCTTGAGAAGGAAGATCTAATCGAATATACCACCGTAAGGCAAACAATGGGACGTCCTATGGCAGTTTATCGTTTGACAGAAAAAGCGGAGGGATTCTTCCCGAATAAATACCATACCGTGGCATTAGAGCTTCTGTCCGAGCTTGAGGGAGAGTCTGGTGTAAGAGAAGTCAATCACTTGTTTGAACTTAGGCAAATTTCATTGCAAAAACGTCATCAACAGCATTTAGAGGGTAAGGATTTGGAGAGCAAGATCGCCGCTCTAGCCGAAATTCAATCCAATAACGGATATATGGCCACATGGGAAAAACGTACGGATGGCGTATTCGAAATGACGGAATACAATTGTCCCATTTACCAAATTGCGAGCAAATATACGCATGCTTGTACCTGTGAGACCCGTCTTTTTGAATCATTACTCCATGCAAAGGTAGAACAAACAGAATGTTTGGCCAAAAACGGAAAAAAATGCGTTTATCGAATACGTCCAAAAGCTAACGATACGAACACTCATCCCAATTGA